The DNA window GCCGCCTCAGTCTGCTCGAGGATGATGTCGCGGATGTCGTCGGTAACCTCGTCGACGAAGACCGACCGGTGGGTGTATTTCCGGCCCCACGGGTACATCTGCGTCCCGAGATCGTGTAATGCCTCGTACGGCATTACGTCGCTCATGTCGAGAAGCGGCTCGGCGATATCGCGAAGCGGCTCGATGACTGCTGCGCCGTCTTCGGGGTCGCCGGCGTAGCAGCCCATGATGGCGACGGCATCCTCGCCGATCAGGTCGTCGGGCATCGGCGGCAAGCCGGGAACGTGTCCGGCGAGGACTATCGTCGTCAGTTCAGCAGGCGCATCGCTCATCACCTGCTGGTGCGTCTCGAGGACCGCTGTCGCAGCATCGTACGGATAGAACACGCCGAGGGCCTGCACCATCGGACCGACCTCGTACAGGTCGAACTCGAAATGAGTGACGACGCCGAAGTTACCTCCGCCGCCGCGGACAGCCCAGAACAGGTCTTCGTTATGGTCGGGCGAGGCCGTCACCAGGTCGCCGTCGGCGGTGACGAGTTCGATACGGCGGAGCGCATCGATGCCGAGGCCGTGCTTCCGGCGGATCCAACCGATGCCGCCGGCAAGCGTGCTCCCGGGGATCCCCACGTCGCCCGCACTGCCGGTCGGGACGGCGAGACCGTGCTTCTGGGTCTCGGCGAGAACATCCTCGGCGCGGGTGCCGGGCTGGACGTGAGCGACCTGTTCCTCGGGGTCGACGCGGACGGCATCCATGTCTTCGAGATCGACGACGAGCCCGTTCTC is part of the Halopiger aswanensis genome and encodes:
- a CDS encoding FAD-binding oxidoreductase; its protein translation is MTVHEHPLGIIASVDEGALEDFGEELRGDLILPDGDEYEDARNVWNGLIEKHPAIVARVKGATDVARAIRFAREQDLELSIRGGAHHQAGSAVVENGLVVDLEDMDAVRVDPEEQVAHVQPGTRAEDVLAETQKHGLAVPTGSAGDVGIPGSTLAGGIGWIRRKHGLGIDALRRIELVTADGDLVTASPDHNEDLFWAVRGGGGNFGVVTHFEFDLYEVGPMVQALGVFYPYDAATAVLETHQQVMSDAPAELTTIVLAGHVPGLPPMPDDLIGEDAVAIMGCYAGDPEDGAAVIEPLRDIAEPLLDMSDVMPYEALHDLGTQMYPWGRKYTHRSVFVDEVTDDIRDIILEQTEAAPSPMSAVGVWSLGGNIGHGTDAAYAWDDKEYMITIEGNWEEFRNQPTLDWAAETERELRRAGAEGAYAGFTGVDERNWEDWTKQVYGDNYDRLAEVKAAYDPDNVFHRNVNVDPDDA